A segment of the Chryseobacterium scophthalmum genome:
GAATCTGGATATCGTACCTTCTCACATCGATTTGGTAGCTGCTGAAATTGAATTGGTAGACAAAGATAACCGTGAGTACATGTTGAAAAAAGCATTGGAAGAAGTAAGAAATGATTACGATTATATCATCATCGACTGTGCTCCGAGTTTAGGTTTAATTACAGTGAATGCTTTAACGGCTGCAGATTCTGTAATTATCCCAATCCAATGTGAGTATTTTGCTTTGGAAGGTCTTGGAAAACTTTTGAACACGATTAAAAATGTTCAGAAAATCCATAATAAAGATTTAGATATCGAAGGATTATTGTTAACGATGTACGACAGCCGTTTAAGACTTTCAAATCAGGTTGTGGAAGAAGTAAATTCACACTTCCCGGAAATGGTTTTTGAAACAATTATCAGCAGAAATGTAAGATTAAGTGAAGCGCCAAGTTTTGGTGAAAGTATCTTGAACTATGATGCTGAAAGTAAAGGAGCGATCCAATATATTCAGCTTGCAGAAGAAGTGTTGTTGAGAAACGAAAAATTAGTAAAAAATTAAAAGCATTAGCCAATAGCTGTAATATAATATGAAGGACAAAAAAAGAGCGATGGGACGTGGTTTGGGAGCAATTTTAAGTGCAGAATCCAAGGCTACGGTCAATACAGCAACTGATGAAGGAGCAGATAAATTTGTAGGAAACATCATGGAAGTTTCCATTGAAGATATCTATCCGAACCCGACACAGCCAAGAACTTATTTTGACGAAAAAGCATTAAACGAACTTGCACAGTCGATTACAAACTTAGGCGTTATTCAGCCGATTACGTTAAGAAAAGACGGTGAGAAGTTTGAAATTATTTCTGGGGAAAGACGTTTCAGAGCGAGTAAAATTGCGGGATTAACGACGATTCCGGCATATATTCGTTTGGTGAATGATCAGGAGCTTCTTGAAATGGCTCTTGTAGAAAATATTCAGCGTGAAGATCTTGATGCTATCGAGATTGCTCTTACTTATCACAGACTTTTGGAGGAAATTGGTCTTACTCAGGAAAATTTAAGCCAAAGAATAGGAAGAGACAGAAGTACGATTACCAACTCAATCAGATTGTTGAGGTTGAGTCCGGATATTCAGAATGCAATCCGTAGCGGAGAAATTTCAGCAGGTCACGGTAGAGCAATCATCAGTCTTGAAAATGAAGAGCATCAGCAAACTTTATTTGATTTAATTATCAAAGAAAAACTGAATGTACGTCAGTCTGAACAAGCAGCTGCTGCTTTGAAAAATCCAAAATCTCCGGCAGCTAAAAGAGCAAAAGCTGAGCTTTCTAATAATTATAAAAGAGCACAGAAAACGATTGCAGATATTCTTGATGTAAAAGTTGAGATAAAAACAACAGGAACCGGTAAAAAAGGCAAGATTGTTTTAGATTTTAAAAATGAAGATGAGCTGGAATATATTTTATCTCATATTAAATAAATGAAAAAAATAGTTTTCATCTTTTTACTTTTTTTATCAGGGCTGGCTTTATCGCAAACCAACCCAAGAGATACCATCAGATTAGAGCATTATGCGACTGATAGTATTCCTGCTGTAAAGCCCCAAGCTGAAGCTAAAGTTGTTGAAGATATCGAAAAAGCAAATGCACCTGCATCTTTAAAAGTAAAAAAACTGAATCCTACAAAAGCAGGGCTATATTCTGCGGTTTTACCGGGATTAGGGCAGGTTTACAATAAAAAATACTGGAAAGTTCCCGTTGTTTTGGGAGCGGTAGGAACCGGAGTTGGTATTGCAGTCTGGAACCAAAATCAGTATAAAAAGTACCGTGAATATTATATTGCAAAACTTAATGGTGCTCAAAATGACTTCCTGGATAGAAACCCGACTCTTGATAAAGTGGCATTAGGAAATGCGCAAGACAGAGTGAAAAGGCAGAGAGATTATGCAATTGCAATTACAGGTTTAATTTATATTTTGAATATTGTAGATGCTGTTGTAGATGCACATTTGTATGAAGGACGTAAAGATCCGGATTTAACATTAGCTCCTGCGGTAATCTATGATGATTTTAATACTAATCCTCCAAAAACAGGTTTAGCTTTAAGTTTCAGATTCTAGAAAAATAATAAATAGTAAGATAACAAGTTTTAAAATTTTATGAAAATAGCATTAGTTGGATACGGAAGAATGGGGAAGATTATCGATGAGATTGCTTCAAAAAGAGGGCATGAAGTTGTTGCCCGACTGAAAGAAACTCCGACCGCTGAAAACCTTAATAATCCGGATGTGGTGATTGAGTTTTCACTTCCTGAAGTGGCTTTTGATAATATTAAAGCTTGTCTTGAAAATAAAATTCCGGTAATCTGTGGAACAACAGGTTGGCTGGAAAGAAAATCTGAAGTTGAACAGTTGGCCGTTGAAAACGAAACTGCATTTTTATATGGCTCAAATTTCAGTTTAGGCGTAAATTTATTTTATGCTTTAAACGAAAAATTGGCTGATTTAATGAAAAATGTGGATGAATATTCTTGCCAGTTGGAAGAGATTCATCACATTCATAAGCTTGATGCTCCGAGCGGAACTGCTATTTCTTTAGCAGAAGGAATCATTAAGAACAATAATAAATTTGATGCATGGAAATTGGAAGAAACTCAGGACAAAAACTTGGGTATTTTTGCCATCCGTGAAAATGAAGTTCCGGGAACTCACTCTGTTTATTACAGAAGTGAAGTAGACGAGATTGAAATAAAACATACTGCATACAACAGAAACGGCTTTGCTTTGGGAGCTGTAGTTGCTGCAGAATGGATTAAAGATA
Coding sequences within it:
- a CDS encoding ParA family protein translates to MAKIIGIANQKGGVGKTTTAVNLAAALGVLEKKILIIDADPQANATSGLGVEDVPYSTYNLLEHSVETRNCIQRTTTPNLDIVPSHIDLVAAEIELVDKDNREYMLKKALEEVRNDYDYIIIDCAPSLGLITVNALTAADSVIIPIQCEYFALEGLGKLLNTIKNVQKIHNKDLDIEGLLLTMYDSRLRLSNQVVEEVNSHFPEMVFETIISRNVRLSEAPSFGESILNYDAESKGAIQYIQLAEEVLLRNEKLVKN
- a CDS encoding ParB/RepB/Spo0J family partition protein, whose product is MKDKKRAMGRGLGAILSAESKATVNTATDEGADKFVGNIMEVSIEDIYPNPTQPRTYFDEKALNELAQSITNLGVIQPITLRKDGEKFEIISGERRFRASKIAGLTTIPAYIRLVNDQELLEMALVENIQREDLDAIEIALTYHRLLEEIGLTQENLSQRIGRDRSTITNSIRLLRLSPDIQNAIRSGEISAGHGRAIISLENEEHQQTLFDLIIKEKLNVRQSEQAAAALKNPKSPAAKRAKAELSNNYKRAQKTIADILDVKVEIKTTGTGKKGKIVLDFKNEDELEYILSHIK
- a CDS encoding DUF5683 domain-containing protein; its protein translation is MKKIVFIFLLFLSGLALSQTNPRDTIRLEHYATDSIPAVKPQAEAKVVEDIEKANAPASLKVKKLNPTKAGLYSAVLPGLGQVYNKKYWKVPVVLGAVGTGVGIAVWNQNQYKKYREYYIAKLNGAQNDFLDRNPTLDKVALGNAQDRVKRQRDYAIAITGLIYILNIVDAVVDAHLYEGRKDPDLTLAPAVIYDDFNTNPPKTGLALSFRF
- the dapB gene encoding 4-hydroxy-tetrahydrodipicolinate reductase, whose translation is MKIALVGYGRMGKIIDEIASKRGHEVVARLKETPTAENLNNPDVVIEFSLPEVAFDNIKACLENKIPVICGTTGWLERKSEVEQLAVENETAFLYGSNFSLGVNLFYALNEKLADLMKNVDEYSCQLEEIHHIHKLDAPSGTAISLAEGIIKNNNKFDAWKLEETQDKNLGIFAIRENEVPGTHSVYYRSEVDEIEIKHTAYNRNGFALGAVVAAEWIKDKKGNFTMKDVLGL